CCAGTCAAGTTCCTTCAGAAACGTGCCTAAAGTGCGGGTAGCCCCGGTATCCCGGGATGCGATGGTGTTTGTCTTGCTCACTGTTCATACTCCCTGGACTGCAAGTTGGAGATATTCCTCGTCAGCGATGGCGCTGCGGGGGATGTCACGGATGATTGAGCCGTCCTTGAGGACGAGGACGCGGTCGCTGACCGCGAGTAGTTCCGGATATTCGGAGGAGATGACGATGACGGCTTTCCCTGCGCTGGCAAGCTCACGGATCATGTCCAGAATTTCGCTTTTGGTGCCGATGTCGACTCCGGCCGTCGGTTCGTCGAGAATCAAAATATCCGGGTCCGTACCCAGCCACTTTGCGATGACGACCTTTTGCTGGTTGCCTCCGGAGAGCAGCCGTACCGGGCGATGGGGGTGAGCCACTTTTACTGCGAAGCGCTTGATCAGTGAGGCGGACAGCGCTTTGGCCTTGGCGCCATCCAACAGCCCGCCACTGCGTATCTGCCCCAGCAACGGCAGAAGCAGGTTGTCCTGGACCGAGTGCTCCAAGACTAGGCCTTGAGCCCTACGGTCCTCCGGGATGAGTGCGACGCCTGCGTTGATGGCCTGCTGCGGCGAGGATAGCGTCACCTCTTTGCCTCGGATCAGGACCTGTCCGCTGTCCAGTTTGTCAATGCCAAAGAGGGCGCGTGCGAGCTCGGTGCGTCCACTGCCCATAAGCCCTGCAAGTCCAAGGATCTCGCCGGGCCGGAGTGCAAACGATACGTTCCGCACCCGCGGGCCCGCGTTCAGGTCCCGCACCTCCAGCAAGGGCTCAAGCTCGTGGGACACCCTATTCCGCGCACGATAGCTGAGCTCGCCCTCGACTTTCTTTCCCACGATCCCTTCCACGATCTGCCCTGGAGTAACGTCGGTGAGTGCCTTGGTGAGGAGGTGTTGCCCGTCCCGCAGTATGGTGATCCGGTCCGCGAGCCTGTACACCTCATCCATACGGTGGGAGATATAGATGATTGAGATGCCCCGCCGCTTCAACCGGTCGATCAGTTCGAAGAGGGCTTCACACTCATGCCGGGCCAGGCTGGCCGTGGGTTCATCCATGATCAGCACCTGGGCGTTCTGGGAGAGCGCCTTGGCGATTTCAGTCAGCTGCCAATAGGCCGTGCCCAGCCGGGAGACCTCCGCGCTGGCGTCAACTTCGACCTCCATCTCGGCAAAGACTTCATTGGCCCGCCTTACCGCGGCACGGTCATCGATGAGGCCGCCCCGGCCGAGTGGTTCAGCGGCCAGGAAGATGTTCTGCGCGACAGTCAGGCTCGGCACGAGGCTGAATTCCTGGAAGACCATTCCGATTCCCGCGGCCTTCGCGTCCTGGATCGACGTGATGGCGGCCTGCTCGCCTCCGATGAGGATCTCCCCGGCGTCGGGCTGGTAAACGCCCTGGAGGATCTTCATGAGCGTGGACTTGCCGGCGCCGTTGCCGCCAGCCAGTGCGTG
This Paenarthrobacter sp. GOM3 DNA region includes the following protein-coding sequences:
- a CDS encoding sugar ABC transporter ATP-binding protein codes for the protein MNTADNVVQMRSISKGFNGVSVLKDVSFDVRKGEVHALAGGNGAGKSTLMKILQGVYQPDAGEILIGGEQAAITSIQDAKAAGIGMVFQEFSLVPSLTVAQNIFLAAEPLGRGGLIDDRAAVRRANEVFAEMEVEVDASAEVSRLGTAYWQLTEIAKALSQNAQVLIMDEPTASLARHECEALFELIDRLKRRGISIIYISHRMDEVYRLADRITILRDGQHLLTKALTDVTPGQIVEGIVGKKVEGELSYRARNRVSHELEPLLEVRDLNAGPRVRNVSFALRPGEILGLAGLMGSGRTELARALFGIDKLDSGQVLIRGKEVTLSSPQQAINAGVALIPEDRRAQGLVLEHSVQDNLLLPLLGQIRSGGLLDGAKAKALSASLIKRFAVKVAHPHRPVRLLSGGNQQKVVIAKWLGTDPDILILDEPTAGVDIGTKSEILDMIRELASAGKAVIVISSEYPELLAVSDRVLVLKDGSIIRDIPRSAIADEEYLQLAVQGV